One part of the Marmota flaviventris isolate mMarFla1 chromosome 4, mMarFla1.hap1, whole genome shotgun sequence genome encodes these proteins:
- the Pyroxd2 gene encoding pyridine nucleotide-disulfide oxidoreductase domain-containing protein 2 isoform X1, with protein MAASGRGLCRAWGASRCPAWRHAHWEAGARPRPEYDAVVIGAGHNGLVAAAYLQRLGVNTVVFERRHVIGGAAVTEEIIPGFKFSRASYLLSLLRPQIYTDLELKKHGLRLHLRNPYSFTPMLEEGTGGNVPRSLLLGTDMTQNQKQIAQFSQKDAQAFPRYEEFMNRLVSAIDPLLDAAPVDTAAFQRGSMLQRLKLLSTLKPLLKAGRTLGAQLPQYYQVFTAPITRVLDQWFESEPLKATLATDAVIGAMTSPRTPGSGYVLLHHVMGGLEGIQGAWGYVQGGMGALSEAIARSAVAHGASIFTEKTVARVQVNGEGHVRGVVLQDGLEVRSRVVLSSASPQITFLKLTPQEWLPEGFAERIAQLDTQSPVTKINVAVDRLPNFLAAPNTPTGQPLPHHQCSIHLNCEDTLLLHQAFEDAMDGLPSHRPMIELCIPSSLDPTLAPPGCHVVSLFTQYTPYTLAGGKVWDEQEKNAYADKVLDCIEAYAPGFKGSVVGRDILTPPDLERIFGLPGGNIFHCAMTLDQLYFARPVPLHSSYRCPLQGLYLCGSGAHPGGGVMGAAGRNAAQVVLQDLKSAGH; from the exons ATGGCTGCGAGCGGCCGGGGTCTCTGTAGGGCCTGGGGTGCCTCTCGCTGCCCCGCTTGGAGACATGCTCACTGGGAAGCTGGCGCACGCCCGAGGCCTGAGTACGATGCGGTGGTGATAGGAGCAG GACACAATGGGCTGGTGGCT GCGGCGTACCTGCAGAGACTGGGGGTGAACACGGTGGTCTTCGAGAGGCGCCATGTGATTGGGGGTGCAGCAGTCACTGAGGAGATCATTCCAG GGTTTAAGTTCTCCCGtgcatcctacctcctcagccttctgaggccACAGATTTACACAGACCTGGAGCTGAAG AAACACGGACTGAGGCTTCATCTCCGAAATCCCTACTCCTTCACCCCCATGTTGGAAGAGGGCACAGGGGGCAACGTGCCCAGATCCCTTCTTCTGGGAACAGACATGACACAAAACCAGAAGCAAATTGCCCAGTTCTCACAGAAGGATGCCCAG GCCTTTCCCAGATACGAGGAGTTCATGAATCGCTTGGTATCAGCCATTGACCCTCTGCTGGACGCAGCCCCAGTGGACACCGCGGCCTTCCAGCGCGGCTCGATGCTGCAGAGGCTCAAGTTACTGTCCACCCTCAAGCCCCTGCTGAAGGCTG GTCGCACCCTGGGAGCTCAGCTTCCCCAGTACTACCAGGTGTTCACAGCTCCCATCACCAGG GTGCTGGATCAGTGGTTTGAGTCTGAGCCCCTGAAAGCCACTCTAGCAACGGATGCTGTTATTGGAGCCATGACAAGTCCTCGCACGCCGGGCAgtgg GTACGTGCTGCTGCATCATGTGATGGGTGGTCTGGAGGGGATCCAGGGTGCCTGGGGCTACGTCCAGGGTGGCATGGGTGCCCTCTCTGAGGCCATTGCAAGATCGGCCGTTGCACATGGAGCAAGTATCTTCACTGAGAAG ACAGTGGCTAGGGTGCAGGTGAATGGCGAAGGCCACGTTCGAGGAGTGGTGCTGCAGGACGGCCTGGAGGTGAGGAGCAGAGTGGTGCTGTCCAGCGCATCCCCGCAGATCACCTTCCTGAAGCTGACCCCACAG GAGTGGCTTCCAGAGGGGTTTGCAGAGAGAATTGCTCAGCTGGACACCCAGTCTCCTGTTACCAAGATCAATG TGGCTGTGGACAGGCTGCCCAACTTCCTGGCAGCACCCAATACTCCCACGGGCCAGCCGCTGCCCCATCACCAGTGCTCCATCCACCTGAACTGTGAAGACACCCTCCTCCTCCATCAGGCCTTTGAAGATGCCATGGATGGCCTGCCGTCTCACAG GCCCATGATTGAGCTCTGCATCCCTTCCTCACTGGACCCCACCCTGGCTCCCCCCGGCTGCCATGTCGTCTCCCTCTTCACGCAGTACACGCCCTACACGCTGGCTGGAGGCAAGGTCTGGGATGAGCAGGAGAAAAATGCCTACGCAGACAAAG TGTTGGACTGCATTGAGGCCTATGCCCCTGGCTTCAAGGGCTCTGTGGTGGGCAGAGACATCCTCACACCTCCTGATCTGGAGAGAATCTTTGGGcttcctggaggg AACATATTCCACTGTGCCATGACCCTGGACCAGCTCTACTTCGCCCGCCCGGTGCCCCTGCACTCCAGCTACCGCTGCCCTCTCCAAGGCCTGTATCTGTGTGGAAGTGGGGCCCATCCTG GAGGAGGTGTTATGGGAGCCGCTGGACGAAATGCAGCCCAGGTGGTCTTGCAGGACCTCAAGAGCGCAGGACACTGA
- the Pyroxd2 gene encoding pyridine nucleotide-disulfide oxidoreductase domain-containing protein 2 isoform X2: MAASGRGLCRAWGASRCPAWRHAHWEAGARPRPEYDAVVIGAGHNGLVAAAYLQRLGVNTVVFERRHVIGGAAVTEEIIPGFKFSRASYLLSLLRPQIYTDLELKKHGLRLHLRNPYSFTPMLEEGTGGNVPRSLLLGTDMTQNQKQIAQFSQKDAQAFPRYEEFMNRLVSAIDPLLDAAPVDTAAFQRGSMLQRLKLLSTLKPLLKAGRTLGAQLPQYYQVFTAPITRVLDQWFESEPLKATLATDAVIGAMTSPRTPGSGYVLLHHVMGGLEGIQGAWGYVQGGMGALSEAIARSAVAHGASIFTEKTVARVQVNGEGHVRGVVLQDGLEVRSRVVLSSASPQITFLKLTPQEWLPEGFAERIAQLDTQSPVTKINVAVDRLPNFLAAPNTPTGQPLPHHQCSIHLNCEDTLLLHQAFEDAMDGLPSHSTRPTRWLEARSGMSRRKMPTQTKCWTALRPMPLASRALWWAETSSHLLIWRESLGFLEGTYSTVP, encoded by the exons ATGGCTGCGAGCGGCCGGGGTCTCTGTAGGGCCTGGGGTGCCTCTCGCTGCCCCGCTTGGAGACATGCTCACTGGGAAGCTGGCGCACGCCCGAGGCCTGAGTACGATGCGGTGGTGATAGGAGCAG GACACAATGGGCTGGTGGCT GCGGCGTACCTGCAGAGACTGGGGGTGAACACGGTGGTCTTCGAGAGGCGCCATGTGATTGGGGGTGCAGCAGTCACTGAGGAGATCATTCCAG GGTTTAAGTTCTCCCGtgcatcctacctcctcagccttctgaggccACAGATTTACACAGACCTGGAGCTGAAG AAACACGGACTGAGGCTTCATCTCCGAAATCCCTACTCCTTCACCCCCATGTTGGAAGAGGGCACAGGGGGCAACGTGCCCAGATCCCTTCTTCTGGGAACAGACATGACACAAAACCAGAAGCAAATTGCCCAGTTCTCACAGAAGGATGCCCAG GCCTTTCCCAGATACGAGGAGTTCATGAATCGCTTGGTATCAGCCATTGACCCTCTGCTGGACGCAGCCCCAGTGGACACCGCGGCCTTCCAGCGCGGCTCGATGCTGCAGAGGCTCAAGTTACTGTCCACCCTCAAGCCCCTGCTGAAGGCTG GTCGCACCCTGGGAGCTCAGCTTCCCCAGTACTACCAGGTGTTCACAGCTCCCATCACCAGG GTGCTGGATCAGTGGTTTGAGTCTGAGCCCCTGAAAGCCACTCTAGCAACGGATGCTGTTATTGGAGCCATGACAAGTCCTCGCACGCCGGGCAgtgg GTACGTGCTGCTGCATCATGTGATGGGTGGTCTGGAGGGGATCCAGGGTGCCTGGGGCTACGTCCAGGGTGGCATGGGTGCCCTCTCTGAGGCCATTGCAAGATCGGCCGTTGCACATGGAGCAAGTATCTTCACTGAGAAG ACAGTGGCTAGGGTGCAGGTGAATGGCGAAGGCCACGTTCGAGGAGTGGTGCTGCAGGACGGCCTGGAGGTGAGGAGCAGAGTGGTGCTGTCCAGCGCATCCCCGCAGATCACCTTCCTGAAGCTGACCCCACAG GAGTGGCTTCCAGAGGGGTTTGCAGAGAGAATTGCTCAGCTGGACACCCAGTCTCCTGTTACCAAGATCAATG TGGCTGTGGACAGGCTGCCCAACTTCCTGGCAGCACCCAATACTCCCACGGGCCAGCCGCTGCCCCATCACCAGTGCTCCATCCACCTGAACTGTGAAGACACCCTCCTCCTCCATCAGGCCTTTGAAGATGCCATGGATGGCCTGCCGTCTCACAG TACACGCCCTACACGCTGGCTGGAGGCAAGGTCTGGGATGAGCAGGAGAAAAATGCCTACGCAGACAAAG TGTTGGACTGCATTGAGGCCTATGCCCCTGGCTTCAAGGGCTCTGTGGTGGGCAGAGACATCCTCACACCTCCTGATCTGGAGAGAATCTTTGGGcttcctggaggg AACATATTCCACTGTGCCATGA